AGTGATTGTCATGATTGCATTTGGATTGGTCAATCCAACGGGAATGGAGCAATTTCCAATGTTTGTAGGAACCATGATGGCATTATTTTTTTTCACAGGAATCGGAAATGCCTCGACTTTTCGACAATTTCCTATTATATTTAAGCATAACCTGAGACAAGCTGCGGGTGTTATCGGTTGGACTGCGGCAATAGCCGCTTACGGACCTTTTATTTTCTCCTTAGCACTTGGAGCATTTATCGGAAGCACGGGACATGCAGAAGGCTTTTTCTGGATATTGGGAGTTTTCCTTGTGATCGCAACCCTTATTAACTGGTACTTCTACGATAGGAAGGGCTCAGAAAGGCCATCGTAACCGATTCAAAGTAACTAACCATAACCACAATATGCTCAAGCTTTTCCAAACCCTTAATAAGGTAGCATTTATTAAAGCTACCATTGCTGCCTTAGCAGTTGTTATTTTGGTTTTTATAGGTTCCAGAAACTTACAGAATTTTGATGCTGCATTGATAACCTATCTTTTCGGTACAGTATTCGCGGTTTTTGGTATTGCTTATAGATATTCAGTCTGGCTTCAAAGACCACCTACAAGGCTTTACTGGCGAAGAAGTATGCAGTTTCTGTTCAGTAAAGACTTCTTAACTTATGCTACCAGGTCTATATACCTACTGTTCCGAAATATCCTTTTCCAAAGGTTTATAGCATACAGAAGTAAAACCCGCTGGTGGGGGCATTTCCTTTTGGCTTCCGGCTGTCTGATTTCGTTTGCCATTACAATTCCTCTGACTTTTGGATGGATACATTTCACGCTTGAACCCGGCACTTATGATATCTATAATGCCAACTTCTTCGGATTTAAAGTTGCCTCCTTTGAATTAGGGGGACCTATTTCCATACTGGCCTTTAAAGCCCTGTTTTTCACATCCATACCGGTCATCATTGGTGCTATCATTATGATGAAGAGAAGGGTTAAAGATGGGGGTTTGATTGCTACCCAATCATTGGATGGAGATTGGCTTCCTTTGGTATTATTGATTGCCATTTCAGTCACAGGACTGGGAATTGGTTATGATTACACTTTTCTGGAAGGAAGAACCCATCAATTTATGGCTGTGACACATGCCATTACAGTAATACTCTTTTTGATCTGGATGCCTTTTGGCAAATTCTTTCACATTTTCCAAAGATTGGCCCAATTGGGTGCCAATCTATATAAAATTGAAGGAAGCAAAAGGGGCATGGCAGTATGTCCTCATACGAAAGCAGAGTTTGCTTCACAGACACATATTAATGACCTGAAAACAGTCACCAAAGAATTGGGATTTGATTTCACCTTGGCAGATGGTACAAACCACCTTGATCTGTCTCCAGAGGGAAAAAGATCTGCCCTTGCCAAAGCGCATTTTGAGGCAAGAAAGGCATCAGGAAAATTCTTTGGATAAAAATCAAA
This Cecembia calidifontis DNA region includes the following protein-coding sequences:
- a CDS encoding MFS transporter; amino-acid sequence: MLKLFQTLNKVAFIKATIAALAVVILVFIGSRNLQNFDAALITYLFGTVFAVFGIAYRYSVWLQRPPTRLYWRRSMQFLFSKDFLTYATRSIYLLFRNILFQRFIAYRSKTRWWGHFLLASGCLISFAITIPLTFGWIHFTLEPGTYDIYNANFFGFKVASFELGGPISILAFKALFFTSIPVIIGAIIMMKRRVKDGGLIATQSLDGDWLPLVLLIAISVTGLGIGYDYTFLEGRTHQFMAVTHAITVILFLIWMPFGKFFHIFQRLAQLGANLYKIEGSKRGMAVCPHTKAEFASQTHINDLKTVTKELGFDFTLADGTNHLDLSPEGKRSALAKAHFEARKASGKFFG